A genomic window from Fibrobacterota bacterium includes:
- a CDS encoding metal-dependent hydrolase, with protein MPTILGHAFLPLGAALAADRRFVSRPLAIACVVASMLPDLDGIGYSLGVPYGSVWGHRGATHSLLAVAVVAGLAFSFAPRLKAKRWVAAVAVGLSIASHSVLDAATSGGKGVAFFWPYSPERYFFPWHPIRVSPMGLGIFSARGVVVMASELFWVGLPALAMAIGWWVVKRRGRVGG; from the coding sequence ATGCCCACCATTCTCGGTCACGCATTTCTGCCCTTGGGTGCCGCTCTGGCCGCCGATCGGCGTTTCGTGAGTCGGCCGTTGGCGATCGCTTGCGTTGTCGCCTCCATGCTGCCCGACCTCGATGGCATCGGTTACTCGCTGGGCGTGCCGTATGGTTCCGTATGGGGGCACCGGGGAGCGACCCATTCCCTGCTGGCCGTGGCCGTGGTGGCGGGTCTCGCGTTCTCCTTCGCACCGAGGTTGAAGGCCAAACGATGGGTGGCGGCCGTGGCCGTGGGATTGTCCATCGCCTCGCACAGTGTGCTGGATGCGGCCACCAGCGGAGGCAAAGGGGTGGCGTTTTTCTGGCCCTACAGCCCCGAGCGGTACTTCTTCCCATGGCACCCGATCCGGGTATCGCCCATGGGCCTGGGGATCTTCAGCGCCCGCGGCGTGGTGGTGATGGCCTCGGAGCTTTTTTGGGTGGGCCTTCCCGCGTTGGCCATGGCGATCGGTTGGTGGGTGGTGAAGCGGCGGGGGCGGGTCGGGGGTTGA
- the cydB gene encoding cytochrome d ubiquinol oxidase subunit II, with translation MLETTWFAIWGVAWAVYFMLDGFDLGLGLLSPFISKSETERRIAVNAMGPFWDGNEVWLITAGGVTFAAFPAAYALMFSALYTPLMMLLFALILRGVAFEFRGKVESASWRKVWDGALAVGSGLAGLLLGVAFANLFAGIPVDQEGVFQGNLFTFLNPYGLAGGVFFLVAFVHHGALWLAVKTNGELRERSRAIALRLWVATLLLAVAFLALTAVYTQLWTNLLGRPGFLAFPVLAVVALVASPVLSRKAKDWAAWGASAAFLACAVGFGVAGLFPTIVGSSLDPAYSATAFNSASSPLTLKIMLGVALSILPLVIAYQTWVYVRFGGTVTKETLEDGPSY, from the coding sequence ATGTTGGAAACCACTTGGTTCGCCATCTGGGGCGTCGCCTGGGCCGTCTACTTCATGCTCGACGGATTCGACCTGGGACTGGGACTGCTCTCGCCTTTCATCAGCAAGTCGGAAACCGAACGGCGCATCGCCGTCAACGCCATGGGGCCGTTCTGGGACGGCAACGAGGTTTGGTTGATCACCGCCGGCGGCGTGACCTTCGCCGCCTTCCCGGCCGCCTACGCACTGATGTTCAGCGCGTTGTACACCCCTCTGATGATGCTCCTGTTCGCCCTCATCCTGCGCGGAGTGGCCTTCGAATTCCGCGGGAAGGTCGAGTCCGCTTCGTGGCGGAAAGTTTGGGATGGAGCATTGGCGGTGGGCTCCGGTTTGGCCGGCCTGCTTCTGGGAGTGGCCTTCGCCAATCTGTTCGCGGGAATCCCTGTGGATCAGGAAGGGGTGTTCCAGGGGAATCTCTTCACCTTCCTGAATCCCTATGGGTTGGCCGGAGGGGTGTTCTTCCTGGTGGCCTTTGTGCACCACGGCGCCCTATGGCTGGCGGTGAAGACCAACGGCGAATTGCGCGAGCGATCGCGGGCGATCGCCTTGCGGTTGTGGGTGGCCACCCTGCTGTTGGCGGTGGCGTTCTTGGCCCTGACGGCCGTGTACACCCAGCTTTGGACCAATCTGTTGGGGCGGCCCGGATTCCTCGCCTTTCCTGTGTTGGCCGTGGTGGCGCTGGTGGCCTCGCCCGTGCTTTCCCGCAAGGCCAAGGATTGGGCGGCCTGGGGTGCCTCCGCGGCCTTCCTGGCCTGCGCCGTGGGCTTCGGGGTGGCGGGCCTGTTTCCGACCATCGTGGGATCCAGCCTGGATCCGGCCTACTCGGCGACCGCCTTCAATTCCGCATCGAGTCCCCTGACCCTCAAGATCATGTTGGGAGTGGCCCTGTCCATCCTCCCGTTGGTGATCGCCTACCAGACCTGGGTGTATGTCCGCTTCGGCGGCACCGTCACCAAGGAAACCCTGGAAGACGGTCCCTCGTACTGA
- a CDS encoding cytochrome ubiquinol oxidase subunit I, translated as MLSRIQFGMTCFFHYLFVPLTLGLSFLVAIMETAWVRTGNEEWRTATKFFGKLFLINFAVGVVTGIPLEFQFGTNWAGYSRYVGDIFGSLLAVEATVAFFLESTFIAVWFFGWKKLSPKLHCATIWIVAIASNISAFWILVANAWMQHPVGYVIRNGRAELSDFFAVVSQRFAVLEYIHTVGGAWILGGFFVMGISAWHIARGSHVGVFKKAFQVAAVWSLVFTVFEGVQGHMNAEILATTQPTKLAAMESHWVTSEDVPMHLIAWPDQENERNAVEALPIPGLMSFLVHYNPHGKVQGLKDVPKEDRPPVLPVFLSFRAMVALGILLFWVAIWAFWKRKTIESQSKLLKILPWMISLPYIANLLGWTVAEMGRQPWIVYGLMRTAEGVSKVAPSQVWGSMAMFFGVYSLLGAIDFYLIWTFARKGPLPEPSTAAKA; from the coding sequence ATGCTCTCGCGAATCCAGTTCGGGATGACCTGTTTCTTCCACTACCTGTTCGTACCGCTCACCCTTGGCCTGTCGTTTCTCGTGGCCATCATGGAGACCGCCTGGGTCCGCACGGGAAACGAGGAGTGGCGCACCGCGACCAAGTTCTTCGGGAAGTTGTTTCTGATCAACTTCGCCGTGGGCGTGGTGACGGGCATCCCGTTGGAGTTCCAGTTCGGAACCAACTGGGCCGGCTATTCCCGCTACGTGGGCGACATCTTCGGATCGCTCCTTGCGGTGGAAGCCACCGTGGCCTTCTTCCTCGAATCCACCTTCATCGCGGTGTGGTTCTTCGGATGGAAGAAATTGTCTCCCAAGCTCCATTGCGCCACCATCTGGATCGTGGCCATCGCCTCCAACATCTCGGCGTTCTGGATCCTGGTGGCCAACGCCTGGATGCAGCATCCGGTGGGGTACGTCATCCGCAACGGGCGCGCCGAGCTGAGCGATTTCTTCGCGGTGGTCTCGCAGAGGTTCGCGGTCCTGGAATACATCCACACGGTGGGAGGAGCCTGGATCCTGGGCGGATTCTTCGTGATGGGAATCAGCGCATGGCACATCGCGCGCGGAAGCCACGTGGGCGTGTTCAAGAAGGCCTTCCAGGTGGCCGCCGTCTGGAGCCTGGTGTTCACCGTGTTCGAAGGGGTCCAGGGGCACATGAACGCCGAAATCCTGGCCACCACCCAGCCCACCAAGCTCGCCGCCATGGAATCGCACTGGGTCACCTCGGAAGACGTTCCCATGCACCTGATCGCCTGGCCCGACCAGGAGAACGAGCGCAACGCGGTGGAAGCCCTGCCCATCCCCGGGTTGATGTCGTTTCTTGTCCACTACAATCCCCACGGCAAGGTGCAGGGGCTCAAGGACGTCCCCAAGGAGGATCGCCCGCCGGTGCTGCCGGTGTTCCTGTCCTTCCGGGCCATGGTGGCGCTGGGGATCCTGCTGTTCTGGGTGGCCATCTGGGCTTTCTGGAAGCGCAAGACCATCGAGTCGCAGTCCAAGCTGCTCAAGATCCTGCCTTGGATGATCTCCCTTCCCTACATCGCCAACCTGCTTGGATGGACCGTCGCGGAGATGGGGCGCCAGCCTTGGATCGTGTACGGTCTCATGCGCACCGCCGAGGGCGTCTCCAAGGTGGCCCCTTCGCAGGTATGGGGCTCGATGGCCATGTTCTTCGGTGTGTATTCGCTGCTGGGCGCGATCGACTTCTACCTGATCTGGACCTTCGCCCGCAAGGGTCCGCTTCCCGAACCTTCCACCGCCGCCAAGGCTTGA
- a CDS encoding ISL3 family transposase: MCRTWYDSRRRLVRDLDCGSWRIWLDVEIRRVDCPVCGMVKTETLAWLAKTGHQSERFVQRVGRRCREASISSVAEEFGLHWETVKNLDIQYMQRQLADNPIEPPRAIGIDEISVRKGHEYRIVVHDLGRRRPIWFGGDDRSTQSMDRFYEGLGIEVCGEIEIGVMDMWKAFERSFQAHCPNGKIAYDHFHISQHLGRAIDAIRRAEYKRVDSDKRRFIKGQRYNLLSNRENLDREGRLELEQLLKANARLNKAYLLKESFDQLWTYRSATWARKFFEGWKRSLRWQRLKPLEDFAAMIDRHWDGVVAMAGFDEKIPMGFVEGMNNKIRTIQRRAYGIRDEEYLRLKILTIGLPVW, from the coding sequence GTGTGTCGAACGTGGTACGACAGTCGGCGTCGACTTGTTCGCGACCTGGACTGCGGGTCCTGGAGGATCTGGCTTGATGTCGAGATCCGCCGCGTCGATTGCCCGGTGTGCGGCATGGTGAAAACGGAGACGTTGGCATGGCTTGCCAAGACAGGTCACCAATCGGAACGATTCGTCCAGCGTGTCGGTCGCCGCTGTCGTGAGGCGAGCATTTCCTCGGTGGCCGAGGAGTTCGGGCTGCACTGGGAGACAGTGAAGAATCTGGACATCCAGTATATGCAACGGCAGTTAGCCGACAATCCAATCGAGCCGCCGCGTGCCATCGGCATCGACGAAATCTCGGTCCGCAAGGGACACGAGTACCGGATCGTGGTGCACGACTTGGGGCGTCGGCGTCCGATCTGGTTCGGAGGTGATGACCGCTCGACCCAGAGCATGGATCGGTTCTACGAAGGCCTTGGAATCGAGGTTTGCGGGGAGATCGAGATCGGCGTGATGGATATGTGGAAAGCCTTCGAGAGATCATTCCAGGCGCACTGCCCCAATGGCAAGATCGCCTACGACCACTTCCATATCTCCCAGCACCTGGGGCGAGCCATCGATGCGATCAGACGTGCCGAATACAAGCGCGTCGACAGTGACAAGCGCAGGTTCATCAAGGGACAGCGGTACAACCTCCTGTCCAATCGGGAGAATCTCGACCGGGAGGGGCGCCTGGAACTGGAGCAACTGCTGAAGGCCAATGCCCGGCTGAACAAGGCGTACCTGCTGAAGGAGTCGTTCGATCAGTTGTGGACCTATCGGTCGGCAACGTGGGCGCGGAAGTTCTTCGAGGGATGGAAGCGAAGCCTGCGATGGCAAAGGCTGAAACCGCTGGAGGACTTCGCAGCGATGATCGATCGCCACTGGGATGGAGTCGTCGCCATGGCGGGCTTCGACGAGAAGATCCCGATGGGCTTCGTCGAAGGCATGAACAACAAGATCCGCACCATCCAGAGGAGAGCCTACGGGATCCGAGACGAGGAGTACTTGAGGCTCAAGATCCTGACGATAGGCCTCCCTGTATGGTAG
- a CDS encoding Rrf2 family transcriptional regulator has protein sequence MITYMMSVSRQVDYATRIVLHLACQEEGAMVSIPDVSASRHLPVPFVRRIVSRLAETGIVKSVRGPKGGILLGRPAADISLLDVLVAVEGPLRLSDCVEAPKGCPLSSRCPVNGVWASTTHLLDNHLRSVRFHELAQDEFHRQAHRNIHRSPGRQRQLSAPPERRLFTETCGRILDGNCLTATIQGGLSSGS, from the coding sequence ATGATCACCTATATGATGAGCGTCTCGCGTCAAGTCGACTACGCGACAAGAATCGTGCTCCACCTGGCCTGCCAGGAGGAGGGGGCGATGGTGTCCATCCCGGACGTGTCGGCTTCCCGCCACCTGCCGGTTCCGTTCGTGCGCCGCATCGTCAGCCGGCTTGCGGAAACCGGGATCGTGAAGTCCGTGCGGGGCCCCAAAGGGGGGATTCTGCTGGGTCGGCCAGCCGCGGACATCAGCCTTCTGGATGTGCTGGTCGCCGTGGAAGGCCCCCTCCGGCTCAGCGATTGCGTGGAGGCTCCCAAAGGCTGCCCGCTGTCGAGCCGATGTCCCGTCAACGGAGTGTGGGCAAGCACCACCCATCTATTGGACAATCACCTGCGATCGGTCCGATTCCATGAATTGGCCCAAGACGAATTCCACCGCCAGGCGCACCGGAACATCCACCGAAGCCCGGGAAGGCAGCGCCAACTCTCCGCTCCACCAGAAAGGAGGCTCTTCACGGAAACGTGTGGGCGAATTCTTGACGGTAACTGTCTGACTGCTACCATACAGGGAGGCCTATCGTCAGGATCTTGA
- a CDS encoding VWA domain-containing protein has product MNPFDRVHIVFLLDRSGSMTSLREAAVAGLNAFLAHQRRLAPDATATVVLFAEVAQTVCVNTPLSEAHLELSDYVPGGRTALVDAVGSTIDLVGLRIARLAPDDRPGRVLFAILTDGEENASRGYTALDVQWRIRRQTEIYGWEFLFLGAPRSWSAQARELGIPLEDALPFAHTEDGIRIALADAAQSFAQRLGWRA; this is encoded by the coding sequence ATGAATCCATTCGACCGTGTCCATATCGTGTTTTTGTTGGATCGCTCCGGATCGATGACGTCGTTGCGCGAAGCGGCCGTGGCGGGGTTGAACGCGTTCTTGGCCCATCAACGAAGGCTCGCTCCGGATGCCACCGCGACGGTGGTCCTGTTCGCCGAGGTCGCCCAGACCGTGTGCGTGAACACGCCCCTTTCCGAGGCGCATTTGGAACTGTCCGACTACGTGCCCGGAGGGCGCACGGCCTTGGTGGACGCTGTGGGTTCCACGATCGATCTGGTGGGTTTGCGGATCGCTCGATTGGCGCCGGATGATCGGCCAGGGCGGGTATTGTTCGCCATCCTCACGGATGGCGAGGAGAACGCCTCGCGTGGCTACACGGCCTTGGACGTGCAATGGCGGATTCGCCGCCAAACGGAAATCTATGGATGGGAGTTCCTGTTCCTGGGAGCCCCCCGGTCTTGGTCGGCGCAGGCGCGCGAGCTGGGGATCCCTCTGGAAGATGCGCTGCCGTTCGCCCACACCGAAGACGGAATCCGCATCGCCTTGGCCGATGCCGCCCAAAGCTTCGCGCAGCGCCTGGGGTGGCGCGCGTGA
- a CDS encoding WYL domain-containing protein — MPAPLHDRLQRLAALHNTLACAHAEGRGGLESAEILQEMGCERKALYRLAEDLRELGAPLEYTEATHVWRYRHTWNFPMPMVETLQGPVGIRLALDFLLDPTLERDLQGRIAIDPEIKRSASATLPRLTGKFATQMLGPLARALRERRVIQFSYRKPSDSVGKTRQAHPLELFEWDGMPYLQARDPEDHLSPFKRFALSRMDRLEVLDATFKPPPRRQIPSCLGAFCATVFEATIRADSTHAPYVRERQWHPKQKNRELSDGGIEFTLPFGDHGEASRWILGRGPGFKPVAPERLVEAWKKAIRELAG; from the coding sequence ATGCCCGCACCTCTCCACGACCGGCTCCAACGCCTGGCGGCCCTGCACAACACCTTGGCCTGCGCCCATGCGGAAGGTCGCGGCGGGCTGGAAAGCGCGGAGATTCTGCAGGAGATGGGCTGCGAGCGCAAGGCGCTCTACCGACTGGCAGAAGATTTGCGCGAGCTGGGCGCCCCTCTGGAATACACGGAGGCGACCCACGTCTGGCGCTACCGGCACACCTGGAACTTCCCCATGCCGATGGTGGAGACCCTGCAAGGACCTGTCGGAATCCGTCTGGCGTTGGACTTCCTGCTGGACCCCACGCTGGAGCGCGACCTGCAAGGCCGCATCGCGATCGATCCAGAGATCAAACGCTCCGCCAGTGCGACCTTGCCTCGCCTGACCGGCAAGTTCGCCACCCAGATGCTGGGCCCACTGGCACGGGCGCTGCGCGAACGACGCGTGATCCAGTTTTCCTACCGCAAGCCTTCCGACTCCGTCGGAAAGACTCGCCAAGCGCATCCCTTGGAGCTGTTCGAATGGGACGGCATGCCCTACCTGCAGGCCCGCGATCCGGAAGACCATCTTTCTCCTTTCAAACGCTTCGCCCTCTCGCGCATGGATCGCTTGGAAGTCCTGGATGCCACGTTCAAACCTCCCCCGAGGAGGCAAATTCCGTCATGCCTGGGCGCGTTTTGCGCAACGGTTTTCGAGGCCACCATCCGCGCCGATTCCACGCACGCCCCGTATGTGCGCGAACGCCAGTGGCACCCCAAGCAGAAAAATCGCGAACTCTCCGACGGAGGCATCGAGTTCACATTGCCCTTTGGCGATCACGGCGAGGCCAGCCGGTGGATTCTGGGACGCGGCCCTGGATTCAAACCGGTGGCACCCGAACGCTTGGTGGAGGCCTGGAAGAAGGCGATCCGGGAGTTGGCCGGCTGA